From Suricata suricatta isolate VVHF042 chromosome 1, meerkat_22Aug2017_6uvM2_HiC, whole genome shotgun sequence, a single genomic window includes:
- the SCARA3 gene encoding scavenger receptor class A member 3 isoform X1, with amino-acid sequence MKVRSATSDRDALCVTEEELAGVDEDMPTFPCTQEGRPGPRCSRCQKNLSLHTSVRILYLFLALLLVAVAVLASLVFRKVDSLSEDISLAQAVYDKKLMSMQENLQGLDLKAPNNCSFCHEAGQVEQEIRKLQEELEGIQKMLLAQEVQLDQTSQTHELLSTTSSQISQEMGSCSFSIHQVNQSLGFFLTQVRGWQATTAGLDLSLKDLTQECYDVKATVHQINFTVGQTSEWIHGIRRKTDEETLTLQKIVTDWQNYTRLFSSLRTSSAKTGEAVKNIQATLGVSSQRISQNSESMHDLVLQVMGLQLQLDNISSFLDDHEENMHDLQYHTRYAQNRTAERFETLEGRMASHEIEIGTIFTNINATDSHVHSMLKYLDDVRLSCTLGFHTHAEELYYLNKSVSLMLGTTDLLRERFSLLSARLDFNVRNLSMIVEEMKAVDMQHGEILRNVTVLRGAPGPPGPRGLKGDMGMKGPGGGRGPKGDPGSLGPPGPQGPQGQPGDTGPMGERGPVGLRGFPGLKGSKGSFGTGGPRGQPGPKGDVGPPGPEGPPGSPGPSGPQGKPGIAGKIGSPGQRGPMGLKGEPGIQGPPGLPGPPGPPGSQSRY; translated from the exons TGAGGTCGGCCACCAGCGACAGAGATGCATTGTGTGTTACAGAAGAGGAGCTGGCCGGTGTTGACGAGGACATGCCGACCTTCCCATGCACACAAGAGG GCCGGCCGGGGCCCCGCTGCAGCCGCTGCCAGAAGAACCTGTCATTGCACACATCTGTGCGGATCCTTTACCTCTTCCTGGCCCTGCTCCTGGTGGCCGTGGCCGTGCTGGCCTCTCTGG TTTTCAGGAAAGTGGACTCTCTCTCAGAAGACATCTCCCTGGCCCAGGCCGTCTATGACAAGAAGCTTATGTCTATGCAGGAAAATCTGCAAGGACTGG ATCTGAAAGCCCCAAACAACTGTTCCTTCTGCCACGAGGCTGGGCAGGTGGAGCAAGAGATCAGAAAACTTCAGGAAGAGCTGGAAGGAATTCAGAAGATGCTCCTGGCCCAGGAGGTCCAGCTGGACCAGACCTCCCAGACCCACGAACTGCTCTCCACCACCAGCAGCCAAATCTCCCAAGAGATGGGCAGTTGTTCCTTCTCCATCCACCAGGTCAACCAGTCTCTGGGGTTCTTTCTCACTCAGGTGAGGGGCTGGCAGGCCACCACGGCTGGCCTGGACCTCTCTCTGAAGGACCTCACCCAGGAGTGCTACGATGTCAAGGCTACTGTCCACCAGATCAACTTCACCGTTGGGCAGACTTCGGAGTGGATTCATGGGATCCGGCGGAAGACCGACGAGGAGACCCTGACCCTCCAGAAGATTGTCACCGACTGGCAAAACTACACCCGGCTCTTCAGCAGCCTGCGTACCTCGTCGGCCAAGACTGGAGAAGCGGTCAAGAACATTCAGGCCACCCTGGGGGTCTCCTCCCAGCGCATCAGCCAGAACTCCGAGAGCATGCACGACCTGGTGCTGCAGGTCATGGGCTTGCAGCTACAGCTGGATAACATCTCGTCCTTCCTGGACGACCACGAGGAGAATATGCACGACCTGCAGTACCACACCCGCTATGCCCAGAACCGCACAGCGGAGAGGTTCGAGACGCTGGAAGGACGCATGGCTTCCCACGAGATCGAGATCGGCACCATCTTCACCAACATCAATGCCACCGACAGCCACGTGCACAGCATGCTCAAGTACCTGGACGACGTGCGTCTCTCCTGCACACTGGGCTTCCACACCCACGCCGAGGAGCTCTACTACCTGAACAAGTCTGTCTCCCTCATGCTGGGCACCACGGACCTGCTCCGGGAGCGTTTCAGCTTGCTCAGCGCCCGGCTGGACTTCAACGTCCGCAACCTCTCCATGATTGTGGAGGAGATGAAAGCTGTGGACATGCAGCACGGAGAAATCCTCCGGAACGTCACCGTCCTCAGAG gTGCCCCTGGCCCTCCAGGACCAAGAGGACTCAAAGGAGACATGGGCATGAAAGGGCCTGGTGGTGGCAGAGGACCGAAAGGAGACCCTGGCAGCTTGgggcccccaggaccccagggtCCTCAGGGGCAGCCTGGAGACACAGGACCCATGGGGGAAAGGGGACCGGTTGGCCTTCGGGGTTTCCCAGGCCTCAAAGGCTCAAAGGGCAGCTTTGGAACTGGAGGCCCAAGAGGACAGCCAGGCCCAAAAGGGGACGTGGGGCCCCCAGGGCCAGAGGGGCCCCCAGGGTCTCCAGGGCCTTCAGGGCCTCAGGGAAAGCCAGGGATTGCTGGGAAGATAGGGTCACCAGGCCAGCGGGGGCCCATGGGGCTTAAGGGCGAACCAGGCATTCAGGGGCCCCctggcctcccagggcccccaggcccACCAGGAAGCCAGAGCCGCTACTAA
- the SCARA3 gene encoding scavenger receptor class A member 3 isoform X2 has protein sequence MKEEELAGVDEDMPTFPCTQEGRPGPRCSRCQKNLSLHTSVRILYLFLALLLVAVAVLASLVFRKVDSLSEDISLAQAVYDKKLMSMQENLQGLDLKAPNNCSFCHEAGQVEQEIRKLQEELEGIQKMLLAQEVQLDQTSQTHELLSTTSSQISQEMGSCSFSIHQVNQSLGFFLTQVRGWQATTAGLDLSLKDLTQECYDVKATVHQINFTVGQTSEWIHGIRRKTDEETLTLQKIVTDWQNYTRLFSSLRTSSAKTGEAVKNIQATLGVSSQRISQNSESMHDLVLQVMGLQLQLDNISSFLDDHEENMHDLQYHTRYAQNRTAERFETLEGRMASHEIEIGTIFTNINATDSHVHSMLKYLDDVRLSCTLGFHTHAEELYYLNKSVSLMLGTTDLLRERFSLLSARLDFNVRNLSMIVEEMKAVDMQHGEILRNVTVLRGAPGPPGPRGLKGDMGMKGPGGGRGPKGDPGSLGPPGPQGPQGQPGDTGPMGERGPVGLRGFPGLKGSKGSFGTGGPRGQPGPKGDVGPPGPEGPPGSPGPSGPQGKPGIAGKIGSPGQRGPMGLKGEPGIQGPPGLPGPPGPPGSQSRY, from the exons AAGAGGAGCTGGCCGGTGTTGACGAGGACATGCCGACCTTCCCATGCACACAAGAGG GCCGGCCGGGGCCCCGCTGCAGCCGCTGCCAGAAGAACCTGTCATTGCACACATCTGTGCGGATCCTTTACCTCTTCCTGGCCCTGCTCCTGGTGGCCGTGGCCGTGCTGGCCTCTCTGG TTTTCAGGAAAGTGGACTCTCTCTCAGAAGACATCTCCCTGGCCCAGGCCGTCTATGACAAGAAGCTTATGTCTATGCAGGAAAATCTGCAAGGACTGG ATCTGAAAGCCCCAAACAACTGTTCCTTCTGCCACGAGGCTGGGCAGGTGGAGCAAGAGATCAGAAAACTTCAGGAAGAGCTGGAAGGAATTCAGAAGATGCTCCTGGCCCAGGAGGTCCAGCTGGACCAGACCTCCCAGACCCACGAACTGCTCTCCACCACCAGCAGCCAAATCTCCCAAGAGATGGGCAGTTGTTCCTTCTCCATCCACCAGGTCAACCAGTCTCTGGGGTTCTTTCTCACTCAGGTGAGGGGCTGGCAGGCCACCACGGCTGGCCTGGACCTCTCTCTGAAGGACCTCACCCAGGAGTGCTACGATGTCAAGGCTACTGTCCACCAGATCAACTTCACCGTTGGGCAGACTTCGGAGTGGATTCATGGGATCCGGCGGAAGACCGACGAGGAGACCCTGACCCTCCAGAAGATTGTCACCGACTGGCAAAACTACACCCGGCTCTTCAGCAGCCTGCGTACCTCGTCGGCCAAGACTGGAGAAGCGGTCAAGAACATTCAGGCCACCCTGGGGGTCTCCTCCCAGCGCATCAGCCAGAACTCCGAGAGCATGCACGACCTGGTGCTGCAGGTCATGGGCTTGCAGCTACAGCTGGATAACATCTCGTCCTTCCTGGACGACCACGAGGAGAATATGCACGACCTGCAGTACCACACCCGCTATGCCCAGAACCGCACAGCGGAGAGGTTCGAGACGCTGGAAGGACGCATGGCTTCCCACGAGATCGAGATCGGCACCATCTTCACCAACATCAATGCCACCGACAGCCACGTGCACAGCATGCTCAAGTACCTGGACGACGTGCGTCTCTCCTGCACACTGGGCTTCCACACCCACGCCGAGGAGCTCTACTACCTGAACAAGTCTGTCTCCCTCATGCTGGGCACCACGGACCTGCTCCGGGAGCGTTTCAGCTTGCTCAGCGCCCGGCTGGACTTCAACGTCCGCAACCTCTCCATGATTGTGGAGGAGATGAAAGCTGTGGACATGCAGCACGGAGAAATCCTCCGGAACGTCACCGTCCTCAGAG gTGCCCCTGGCCCTCCAGGACCAAGAGGACTCAAAGGAGACATGGGCATGAAAGGGCCTGGTGGTGGCAGAGGACCGAAAGGAGACCCTGGCAGCTTGgggcccccaggaccccagggtCCTCAGGGGCAGCCTGGAGACACAGGACCCATGGGGGAAAGGGGACCGGTTGGCCTTCGGGGTTTCCCAGGCCTCAAAGGCTCAAAGGGCAGCTTTGGAACTGGAGGCCCAAGAGGACAGCCAGGCCCAAAAGGGGACGTGGGGCCCCCAGGGCCAGAGGGGCCCCCAGGGTCTCCAGGGCCTTCAGGGCCTCAGGGAAAGCCAGGGATTGCTGGGAAGATAGGGTCACCAGGCCAGCGGGGGCCCATGGGGCTTAAGGGCGAACCAGGCATTCAGGGGCCCCctggcctcccagggcccccaggcccACCAGGAAGCCAGAGCCGCTACTAA